Proteins from a genomic interval of Lolium perenne isolate Kyuss_39 chromosome 1, Kyuss_2.0, whole genome shotgun sequence:
- the LOC127324935 gene encoding uncharacterized protein, which yields MPPDKSPQSPAVCGQRVLILNKLGEKLVGLLHEACSKELVILCHGFRATKDDSILVDLAAALASEGVNVFRFDFAGNGESEGVFQYGNYRKEADDLRSVVSYFAEQKYAIIALVGHSKGGNAVLLYASMYHDVTTIVNISGRFALEQGIDGRLGKNFMQRIKKDGYIDVSNKKGEFEYRVTDESLRDRLSADTLLSSRSISKDCRVLTVHGLKDGTVPAGGALMFAANIPNNELHIVAGANHRYTGHERELTSLVLDFIKPRSPTSASLRPKL from the exons ATGCCTCCGGATAAATCCCCGCAGTCCCCAG CTGTTTGTGGACAAAGAGTTCTCATTTTGAACAAACTTGGGGAGAAGCTTGTTGGTTTATTACATGAAGCATGTTCGAAGGAACTTGTGATCCTCTGTCATGGATTCCGAGCTACAAAG GATGACAGTATCTTGGTCGACCTTGCCGCTGCACTAGCAAGCGAAGGAGTTAATGTTTTTCGGTTTGATTTTGCTGGAAATGG GGAAAGCGAGGGCGTATTCCAATATGGAAACTACCGAAAAGAGGCAGATGATTTACGCTCTGTAGTATCTTACTTCGCAGAACAGAAGTATGCCATAATTGCCCTTGTTGGTCATAGCAAAG GAGGAAATGCTGTGCTTTTATATGCTTCAATGTACCATGATGTTACCACGATTGTGAATATCTCTGGCCGCTTTGCTTTAGAGCAAGGTATTGATGGGCGACTGGGGAAGAACTTCATGCAGAGAATAAAGAAAGATGGATACATAGACGTCAGCAATAAAAAAG GGGAATTTGAGTACCGGGTGACAGATGAGAGTCTACGAGATCGGCTGAGTGCCGACACCCTCCTTTCGAGCCGCTCCATCAGCAAAGACTGCAG GGTTCTCACAGTCCATGGCTTGAAAGATGGAACGGTCCCAGCAGGAGGCGCCCTGATGTTCGCTGCGAACATCCCAAACAACGAGCTGCATATAGTCGCGGGAGCCAACCATCGGTACACAGGCCACGAACGAGAGCTGACTTCACTCGTGCTGGATTTCATCAAGCCCCGCTCTCCAACCTCGGCGTCCTTGCGTCCAAAGCTCTAG
- the LOC127318774 gene encoding BTB/POZ and MATH domain-containing protein 2-like encodes MSFAGVSLIQDGKLWPSASAINDAGSSSGYHLLVVEGYSRTKDALNGCYIDSHYFRVGGYLWFLRYYPNGSSGNTGFISVSFILAQHVTMPVKAKYEFSFIDEAEKQGPSHIRKREAYDFHTKNRGMCSFEFIKTEALENSKHLKNDRFTIRWDVLIIEGGDAKGTTSPFITVPPPNMQRHFTDLLMAKEGTDVTFKVGTEAFAAHRCILAARSRVFKAELFGPMKEGSTATAEAITVDDMDARVFRAMLAFIYSDLEPELGKEDDEDVMWQHLLGAADRYDLQRLKLMCEDKLCRFIDVSTTTSILALAERHSCDGLKKACYDFLGAPGKLKAVAATDGFDHLITSCPSVMKELIAMLAP; translated from the coding sequence ATGTCATTCGCAGGCGTATCCCTGATCCAAGACGGCAAGCTATGGCCTTCCGCGTCGGCCATCAACGACGCTGGATCTTCTAGTGGGTACCACCTGCTTGTGGTCGAAGGCTACTCGCGCACCAAAGACGCCCTCAACGGCTGTTACATCGATTCTCACTACTTCAGAGTTGGAGGCTATCTCTGGTTTCTCCGGTACTACCCGAATGGCTCGTCGGGCAACACCGGCTTCATCTCCGTGTCTTTCATCCTTGCTCAGCATGTTACAATGCCCGTGAAGGCCAAGTACGAGTTCAGTTTCATCGACGAGGCCGAGAAACAGGGGCCATCACACATTCGCAAGCGTGAAGCATATGACTTCCATACCAAAAATCGTGGTATGTGCTCATTCGAATTTATAAAGACGGAAGCCCTGGAGAATTCAAAGCACCTCAAGAATGATAGGTTCACCATCaggtgggatgtcctcatcatcgagGGTGGTGACGCCAAGGGCACCACTTCACCGTTCATCACGGTGCCACCACCGAACATGCAACGTCACTTCACCGATCTCTTGATGGCCAAGGAAGGCACGGACGTCACGTTCAAGGTCGGTACTGAGGCGTTCGCCGCGCACCGGTGCATCCTCGCGGCCCGGTCTAGAGTCTTCAAGGCTGAGCTTTTTGGCCCGATGAAAGAGGGCAGTACGGCGACTGCGGAAGCCATAACTGTAGACGACATGGATGCTCGAGTTTTCAGGGCAATGCTTGCGTTCATTTACAGTGACTTGGAGCCAGAGCTGGGGAAGGAAGATGATGAAGATGTCATGTGGCAGCACCTGCTCGGTGCGGCGGATAGGTACGATCTCCAACGGCTGAAGCTCATGTGTGAAGATAAGCTGTGCAGGTTCATCGATGTGAGCACCACGACGTCCATCCTGGCTCTAGCTGAGCGCCACAGTTGCGACGGACTGAAGAAGGCGTGCTACGATTTTCTGGGTGCTCCGGGAAAGCTGAAGGCTGTCGCGGCCACTGATGGATTCGATCATCTGATCACAAGCTGCCCCTCTGTTATGAAGGAGTTGATTGCCATGCTTGCGCCTTAG